The sequence TCAACCGCGACAACGTCGAGGCCCAGCCGGGCGTCGTCCTCAACTGGTGGCGCCAGGGGATGATGGGCGGGGTCAAGGCCCAGTACGATTGCGTCAAGGTCTTCTCCGAGACCGACTTCACCGAGGATTTGAAGAAGATGGACGTGCCCACCCTGGTCATGCACGGCGAGGACGACCAGGTCGTGCCGATTCAGGACGCGGCCATGCGTTCGATCAAGATGCTCAAGAACGGAACCCTGAAAACCTATCCGGGATATCCCCATGGCATGGCGACGATCCATGCGGACGTCATCAATAAGGATATTCTCGCTTTCATTCAGGGCAACTGATCCGACAGGCGCTGAAATATGTCAGGAGGACCGGTTCGGCGTCGCCGAATCGGTCCTCGTTTTTTGCGGTCCCCGGCGCGGTCAGCTCAAGGCGTGGGCCCGGATTTCATCCAGGCGGGCCAGGTAGTCGGTACGGTAGAGATGCCCGTTGTCGGTGAAGGTCGCGGCGATGGGGCGGTGGGTGTCGCAGAAGATGGACAGGAGCGGATTTTTGAAGATGCGGCCATAGGCGCGGATCATGTGCAGGGTATTGTGGCACACGGGCATGAACTCGCCGGATGCGGCCAGCAGGGGGGTGCGGTCACGGGAGAGGTCCATGAAAAAGCTGCCCACCGCTTCCGCCCAGGGGTAGTTGCGCTCGCTCGCGAATCGGTCGATGACCGCCTCGTCGTCCATGACGGAGGGTTGCCACGGCCGGTCCCATTCGGAGGGCGGGGTCTCGCCCGCATCGTACCGGATTTCCCCGGTCTCCATGAAGGTCGCGATCTTGTCGGCCAGCCGGGCCCACAGCGGGCCGATGTGCTCCACGTCTCGCGAGGCGTGCAGACCGGTGACCCTTCCCTGCTGTTCTTCCAGCTCGATTTTGAGAAACGGGCAGTGCGCTTCGATGCCTTCACCGGACTCCCGCCATATCCCGCCGAACACTCTGTTCACGTCGAGCGGACGCACGCCCAGTTCGCGTTCCCAGACGGCATAGTGGGCCTGGGCCTCTCGGCTCAGGGTCGGCCATGCTTCAAGGTAGGAATACGGGGCCGGACCAAAGGCGGGGTAGTGGTTCAGGCGGGTGACCAGGACTATCGGCGTGTCCGGCAGCCGTTCACGGATGTGCGAGAGGAATTGCCCGAAGCGTTTGAGGTATGTGGCAGGGTTGGGGGCGATGGCGCGGCAGTGGGTATCCATCCAGGCGGCCAGTTCCGGGTCGGCGCGCCATGCCGCCGGGTTCATGTGAAAGATGAAGCCGTCGCGTTCATGCCGGAACAGCGGGGCGGTCTCGTGGAAAAGGTTGAGGACCAGAAGGGCGGGCGGCTCACCCGTAGATTCGGGGTGGCCGGGCAGGCCGAACTGGTCTTCGGGCTGTCGTCCGTTGAAGGCGTCGTTCAGGTCGTGCTTGAGAACAAGCCGGGCAAGGACGGCCGGGATTCCGTCCGGGTGGCTGGCATGGGTCATGGGCGAGGCCAACTCGGCGTGTCCCACGGGCAGGCCGAGCCCGGCCACGGATCGGGACAGGAAATCCATTTGACAGTTGCCCAGAAAGTACAGCATTCTTATCCTTGCGAAATCGTTAACGTCATCTTCTGCATACGCATTGAAGCGGGACAGGGCAACCCATGGCCGTATTGACCATCGAAACCTTCATTCTCGGTCCGGACGAGACCAACTGCTACCTGGTGAGCCAAAACGACCGCGCCGTGGTCGTGGACGTCGGTCTGGAGCCGAACCGGTTGATCGAACGCATCAGCGCTCTCGATCTGGCACTGGAGGGGGTGTACCTGACCCATTTCCACATGGACCATATCGGCGGGGTCAAGGAACTGCTTGAGGCCCATCCCGCCCCGGTCTTTGCCAGCGGAGAGGATGAATTCCTCAAGGAGTTCTCCTTCGAGGCAGGCGGTTGCCGGGAATTCGCCCAATACATCGACTTCCCGTACACGACCATTACGCCTGGGCGGCGCACCGCGCTGGGCCAGCCGCTCATGGTCCTGGACACCCCGGGACACACGCCGGGCAGTCTGTCCTATTTCTTTCCGGCCGCCGGGTGCGTGTTCGTGGGCGATCTGTTGTTCATGATCGCCGTGGGCCGCACCGACCTGCCGCGCGGCAGCTCGCCGGAACTGCTCGGCTCCATCCGTTCTCGCATCTTCACCCTGCCGGACGAGACCCGCGTCTATTCCGGGCATGGGCCCATGACCACCGTGCGCCATGAAAAGGCGAACAACCCGCACTTCATATTTTAAGGCCTTGATCCCGGCAGGATAGGGTTTACCTTTCCAGCGCGTATGGTGTAGCGTAGCCGTACCGTCCGGAAACCTGTTCCGGCTATAAGGTCTCAACGCAAGGAATTACGCCGTGTCCTCCAAAATTTCGCATCTTGTCCTGGCCTGTGTCCTCTCCCTGATTGTCGCCCTGCCGGGCTACGCCGCCGACGAAAAGAAGACTTCCGAGTGGGGCACCGTCACCGGTCAGACCCGTCTTTATTATTTCACCCAGCGGAACAAAACCACGGGCCAGCAATTCGACTCGGTCCGTGAGTCCCTGGCTCTGGGCGGCTGGCTCAAGTACGAGACGCCGTGGATCGCCGACTACTTCGGCGTGGGCGCAGCGCTGTACGGGACGGCGCCGCTGACCGGCGAGCTCAACC is a genomic window of uncultured Pseudodesulfovibrio sp. containing:
- a CDS encoding SGNH/GDSL hydrolase family protein, which encodes MLYFLGNCQMDFLSRSVAGLGLPVGHAELASPMTHASHPDGIPAVLARLVLKHDLNDAFNGRQPEDQFGLPGHPESTGEPPALLVLNLFHETAPLFRHERDGFIFHMNPAAWRADPELAAWMDTHCRAIAPNPATYLKRFGQFLSHIRERLPDTPIVLVTRLNHYPAFGPAPYSYLEAWPTLSREAQAHYAVWERELGVRPLDVNRVFGGIWRESGEGIEAHCPFLKIELEEQQGRVTGLHASRDVEHIGPLWARLADKIATFMETGEIRYDAGETPPSEWDRPWQPSVMDDEAVIDRFASERNYPWAEAVGSFFMDLSRDRTPLLAASGEFMPVCHNTLHMIRAYGRIFKNPLLSIFCDTHRPIAATFTDNGHLYRTDYLARLDEIRAHALS
- a CDS encoding MBL fold metallo-hydrolase, which gives rise to MAVLTIETFILGPDETNCYLVSQNDRAVVVDVGLEPNRLIERISALDLALEGVYLTHFHMDHIGGVKELLEAHPAPVFASGEDEFLKEFSFEAGGCREFAQYIDFPYTTITPGRRTALGQPLMVLDTPGHTPGSLSYFFPAAGCVFVGDLLFMIAVGRTDLPRGSSPELLGSIRSRIFTLPDETRVYSGHGPMTTVRHEKANNPHFIF